A portion of the Desulfovibrio legallii genome contains these proteins:
- the sucD gene encoding succinate--CoA ligase subunit alpha: MSILVNKDTRVLVQGLTGREGRFHTEQMLAYGTQVVAGCTPGKGGQSVLGVPVFNTVAAAVKATGADVSVVFVPASVAADAVCEAADAGLRLVICITEHIPVLDMVRVKARLKDTGTQLVGPNCPGVITPGQCKIGIQPGYIHKPGSVGVISRSGTLTYEAVHQLTAQGLGQSTCVGIGGDPVPGLYFTDLLKMFREDPETEAVCLIGEIGGDGEEKAAAYIKESAYPKPVFGFIAGLTAPKGKRMGHAGAIISGSKGRGEDKIAALEAAGVTIIHELGRLGETVAGTLRA, from the coding sequence ATGAGCATATTGGTCAACAAAGACACGCGCGTGCTGGTGCAGGGCCTCACGGGGCGCGAAGGCCGCTTCCATACGGAGCAGATGCTGGCCTACGGCACCCAGGTGGTGGCGGGCTGCACGCCGGGCAAGGGCGGACAAAGCGTGCTGGGCGTGCCCGTGTTCAACACCGTGGCTGCGGCCGTGAAGGCAACGGGCGCGGACGTGAGCGTGGTTTTTGTGCCCGCAAGCGTGGCCGCGGACGCCGTGTGTGAGGCCGCAGACGCGGGCCTGCGCCTGGTCATCTGCATTACGGAGCACATCCCGGTGCTGGACATGGTGCGGGTCAAGGCCCGACTCAAGGACACGGGCACGCAGCTGGTGGGCCCCAACTGCCCAGGGGTCATCACTCCCGGCCAGTGCAAGATCGGCATCCAGCCCGGCTACATCCACAAGCCCGGCTCCGTAGGGGTGATCAGCCGCTCCGGCACCCTGACCTATGAGGCCGTGCACCAGCTTACAGCGCAGGGCCTGGGCCAGAGCACCTGCGTGGGCATCGGCGGCGACCCCGTGCCAGGCCTGTACTTTACGGATCTGCTCAAAATGTTCCGGGAAGACCCGGAAACCGAAGCCGTCTGCCTGATCGGCGAAATTGGCGGCGACGGGGAAGAAAAGGCCGCCGCCTACATCAAAGAAAGCGCCTACCCCAAGCCGGTGTTCGGCTTCATTGCCGGGCTTACGGCCCCCAAGGGCAAGCGCATGGGCCACGCCGGGGCCATCATCAGCGGTTCCAAAGGCCGGGGCGAGGACAAAATCGCCGCCCTGGAGGCTGCGGGCGTGACCATCATCCACGAGCTCGGCCGCCTGGGCGAAACCGTAGCCGGAACGTTGCGGGCTTAG
- a CDS encoding MFS transporter encodes MSSNSHWYDFMERRHLYALIGGLGAWTMDAMDMLLYVMSLTTIMKEFQISMAVAGMLASVTLLSSAFGGVIFGVVADKIGRKKSLLIAIAIYTVCTGLSALARSVPELVLYRTILGLGMGGAWAAGALLVNETWPSEHRGKASGFMQAGWAIGYMLAAVLAGLILADHGWRMLFLVGIIPSSIILIFIFFACEEPQVWLDYRRKQRLTPANKTEKIRFFDIFKGRLLRLTLIGVLFTSFLQLAYWGLFTWLPGFLSTPVAKGGAGMDIVKTSGWIFAMQLGALAGYSAFGFLADKWGRKQAFIFFLAIAAVLVPVYGSLRSPGWLFVLGPCIGFFGSGYFSGFGVLLSEIFPTRLRGAGLGFVYNTGRGVSALAPIIIGSLAAQFGIGTSLFITSFFYLCGIGIIFLLPETKGQELQE; translated from the coding sequence GTGAGCAGCAACAGCCACTGGTATGACTTTATGGAACGACGCCACCTCTATGCCCTCATAGGCGGCCTCGGTGCCTGGACCATGGACGCCATGGACATGCTTTTGTACGTCATGTCGCTGACGACCATTATGAAGGAATTTCAGATCAGCATGGCCGTTGCCGGCATGCTGGCTTCCGTCACGCTGCTTTCGTCAGCCTTTGGCGGCGTCATTTTCGGCGTAGTCGCCGACAAAATAGGACGAAAAAAATCGCTGCTGATCGCCATAGCCATCTACACCGTCTGTACCGGCCTGAGCGCCCTGGCTCGCTCCGTGCCGGAGCTCGTCCTCTACCGCACCATCCTGGGCCTGGGCATGGGCGGGGCCTGGGCCGCGGGCGCGCTGCTGGTTAACGAAACCTGGCCCTCGGAACACCGGGGCAAAGCCTCCGGCTTCATGCAGGCCGGCTGGGCCATCGGATATATGCTGGCGGCCGTGCTGGCCGGGCTGATTCTGGCCGACCACGGCTGGCGCATGCTGTTCCTTGTGGGCATTATTCCCTCTTCCATCATCCTCATCTTCATCTTTTTTGCCTGCGAAGAACCCCAGGTCTGGCTGGACTACCGCCGAAAGCAGCGCCTCACCCCAGCCAATAAGACAGAAAAAATCAGATTTTTCGATATCTTCAAGGGACGCCTGCTGCGACTTACGCTCATCGGCGTACTGTTTACCTCCTTCCTGCAGCTGGCCTATTGGGGCCTGTTCACCTGGCTACCGGGCTTTTTGTCCACACCCGTGGCCAAAGGCGGCGCGGGCATGGACATTGTGAAAACCTCCGGCTGGATCTTTGCCATGCAGCTCGGCGCGCTTGCGGGGTACTCCGCCTTCGGCTTCCTGGCGGACAAATGGGGCCGCAAACAAGCCTTCATCTTCTTTCTGGCCATTGCCGCCGTACTGGTGCCCGTGTACGGCAGCCTGCGCAGCCCTGGGTGGCTGTTTGTCCTCGGCCCCTGTATCGGCTTTTTCGGTTCGGGCTATTTCAGCGGCTTCGGGGTGCTGCTGTCAGAGATTTTCCCCACCCGCCTGCGCGGCGCCGGGCTCGGCTTCGTTTATAATACCGGACGCGGCGTCAGCGCCCTTGCGCCCATCATTATCGGCAGCCTGGCCGCGCAGTTCGGCATCGGCACCTCCCTGTTCATCACGTCGTTTTTTTACCTTTGCGGCATAGGCATCATCTTTCTGCTGCCGGAGACCAAAGGACAGGAGCTGCAAGAATGA
- a CDS encoding DUF6282 family protein, whose amino-acid sequence MTDATLLHGACDLHIHFGPDTTPRKMNALETARAAAAAGMRAILLKCHQSPTQGVAACADAAVDGVRVFGGLVLNAAVGGINPAAVKAACAMGAKQVWMPTASAEQHLRHFGGAPETAVPVFDSKGRPVPHLEEVLGLIAEADVILGTGHLSPAESVRIANLARACGVKKILVTHPEFECVAMPTEMQKSLAAKGIFFERCFYASMSRQGLPVESIAAQILAVGYESTVLSSDMGQPENPAPALALADFLQRLAACGLPRERLRRMVCDAPAALLGLEPPCDGAEEARA is encoded by the coding sequence ATGACGGACGCCACCCTGCTGCACGGCGCGTGCGACCTGCACATCCACTTCGGGCCGGATACGACGCCGCGGAAGATGAACGCTCTGGAAACAGCCCGCGCGGCGGCCGCCGCCGGCATGCGGGCCATTCTGCTCAAATGCCACCAAAGCCCCACCCAGGGAGTGGCGGCCTGCGCGGACGCCGCCGTGGACGGCGTACGGGTGTTCGGCGGGCTGGTTCTCAACGCCGCCGTGGGCGGCATCAACCCCGCGGCGGTCAAAGCGGCCTGCGCCATGGGCGCAAAACAGGTCTGGATGCCCACGGCTTCAGCCGAACAGCATCTGCGCCACTTCGGCGGCGCGCCGGAAACGGCCGTGCCCGTTTTTGACAGCAAAGGCAGGCCCGTGCCGCACCTGGAAGAAGTGCTGGGGCTTATTGCCGAAGCGGACGTTATCCTCGGCACCGGCCATCTGAGCCCGGCCGAAAGCGTCCGGATTGCGAATCTGGCCAGGGCCTGCGGGGTGAAAAAAATACTGGTGACCCATCCGGAATTTGAATGTGTGGCCATGCCCACGGAGATGCAAAAAAGCCTGGCCGCCAAAGGGATTTTTTTTGAACGCTGCTTCTACGCCAGCATGTCGCGCCAGGGTCTGCCCGTAGAGTCCATTGCCGCGCAGATCCTGGCCGTGGGCTATGAAAGCACTGTGCTTTCTTCAGATATGGGCCAACCGGAAAATCCCGCCCCTGCACTGGCCCTGGCGGACTTCCTGCAACGCCTGGCGGCCTGCGGCCTGCCCCGCGAACGCCTGCGGCGCATGGTCTGTGACGCCCCGGCCGCGCTGCTGGGCCTGGAGCCGCCCTGCGACGGCGCAGAGGAGGCGCGCGCATGA
- a CDS encoding MBL fold metallo-hydrolase, with the protein MNLHVLYEGLPARLAQDYLSWPTCACVRSGGVNILFDTGFATQRQRLPQRLREAAGLAPEDIHIVVLSHLHYDHAYNFDLFPQARILAHTREIEHALHGAAGEFAYQNFLTQAIATSGRLEGVEEGYSPAPGVSVLFVPGHTPGCLALLLEDADAPPTVLAGDAVKNLAELATGRMPMVALPEEAAASIRKIRRRAAVVVPGHDRMLHVFPDRIEAAAGLPLTLVYAAGCVPPGHPDRVALGLPASALPVVP; encoded by the coding sequence ATGAACCTGCATGTGCTTTATGAAGGGCTGCCCGCCAGATTGGCGCAGGACTACCTTTCGTGGCCCACCTGCGCCTGCGTGCGCAGCGGCGGCGTCAACATCCTTTTTGACACGGGCTTTGCCACCCAGCGGCAACGCCTGCCGCAACGCCTGCGCGAGGCCGCCGGCCTTGCGCCGGAAGACATCCACATTGTGGTGCTGAGTCACCTGCATTACGACCATGCCTACAATTTTGACCTTTTTCCCCAGGCGCGCATCCTGGCCCACACGCGGGAAATAGAACACGCCCTGCACGGTGCAGCCGGCGAATTTGCCTACCAGAATTTTCTGACCCAGGCCATTGCAACGAGCGGCCGCCTGGAAGGGGTGGAGGAAGGCTACAGCCCGGCCCCCGGCGTCAGCGTGCTGTTCGTGCCAGGGCACACCCCCGGCTGTCTCGCCCTGCTTCTGGAGGATGCGGACGCGCCGCCCACCGTTCTGGCCGGGGATGCGGTAAAAAACCTGGCGGAACTGGCCACGGGGCGCATGCCCATGGTTGCGCTGCCGGAAGAAGCGGCGGCTTCCATCCGCAAAATCCGCCGCCGGGCGGCCGTGGTCGTGCCTGGGCATGACCGCATGCTGCATGTGTTTCCGGACCGGATCGAGGCCGCCGCAGGCCTGCCGCTGACCCTTGTTTACGCTGCGGGCTGCGTGCCGCCGGGGCATCCGGACCGCGTGGCCCTGGGCCTGCCTGCAAGCGCCCTGCCCGTTGTTCCGTAA